The DNA region GGACGTGCTTTATCATGCCATGGTTCTGCTGTCTCGCAGGGGTGTTAAAGCAGAGGAGGTCTTGCAAGTGCTTAGAAATCGATTTTCACAATCAGGCATTGAGGAGAAGAGAAGTCGGTAACCACCACAACAATAAGCATTGAGCAAATAGTTGTCACAAATTTGTCTCATTTTTGTaagcatatgatatatattcgTAATTTACAAAACTATTAATCGTCTGATTAGACATCTTATTTGTGGCACAAACCCGTAAAAGTGATTCCATGGGGTTTTGTTCATCAAAAAATATAGGCACAAGGCAGAAACGTACCCCTCGTGATGTAGGACAACAATAATTCTGCTCACATTCTCATCTCTCTTGGtcacattttcaacatttttacAATTGTTATTGCAGCTATATAACTAGTTGTGTTTTTAGGTGTGTTTTGTAGCGTGTATTTAAGTTGTGTTTTTAGGtgtattttatagaattttttacATTTACAATTATCTAAACATTTGTCTAAAAAAGTTGCCATTGATGTGgtgaaacaaatagaaaataattgatttagaGTTGAAACAATTCAAACAACTAGGAAAACAAACCAAAGTTGAGTTGATACAATCTTTAactgtttaaaaaatattaaattttaataacacacaagtaataattttgattgataaaaaaatagttcaaactACAACAATACAACTTTATATAGGATATTGGAGATAGGATAAATACAGCCTATCATAGGGTTATAAcacaagaaaataaagtttttcCAGTTCGGTAGCCACCTTTGACAAAGGAGGGGTAGGTGGTTGTAAATTAATACAGCTAGACAACCTTTTTAGACAAATATTTAGGTAGCAGTAAACACAACTGAAATATAACTAATTATATAGTTGGAGTAGCAATTTGtaaaaaagttgaaaatgtgACTAAAAGGGGTGAAAATGTGAGCTAGATTAGTGTTGTGTTACATCACCTCAACTTGGGGCTTGTAACCGTTTGTGCCCCTGAACTTGAATGGAAATCTATTATGCCTctcaagttttaattttaaatcgaACATGCACCTCTAGTTTAGTCAGCATCGTGCATGAGTTACACACGCACTTGAGGTGCGTGAAGGCAACACCCatctttttctccttcctcATTCCTAACGTCGGTGACCTCTTGCTTTTCTCATCTCTCACTGTTGACGACTGCTTACATTCCTCATTGTTGCCAACCGCTCATATTCTTTGTCACCGCCGACTAACCCCTCACTTTCCCTTTCACCGACCGACCTCTGCCTTTCCCCTTCATCGATCGACCTCTCCCCTACCTTGTTGCCGCTGCTAACTTCTTGCCTTTCTCGTTGTCGTTGACTGACCCCTTACTTTCCTCTTCGTCCACCGGCCTatcttttacctcgttgctagCGTTAACCTCTTGCTTTCCTTACCATTGCTGACTAACCCCTCACATTCTCCTTCACCAACTGACTTCTCCCCAACCTCGTCCCAACCGCTACTACTGAATTGACGACGACTCAACCtaatttgtgtttgtgaatcaacGGTGGCATTGACCTCTGCAAGGCCAGGGTCAAGGTTGTGAGCTCTAACCTTCACCGTGTTGTTCGTCGTCAACCCTATCTCTTTTCTTGTAGCATCAAGACATGTGACACTTTCTTATTGGCCTGGTCAATGTAAGACCCACGTTAGATCGAGCGTGTGTTTCAAATGTAATACTTGTTAGATCCAAATgtgattattataaaattaaaattatggaTCAGGGACATTTTTACACCTTCGTCAAAAATATATCACAAAATCTAAGATTTGACTTTTACTCGTAAAATCATTTGTAAATTCTATcgcaaaatttacatttttgtcAGAAGGAAATTAGCGATGGGTCACATACATTCATCACAAAATTTCTAGTGCTAATTTGCATGCTATTCTCTTGTAGTGAGCCATAATAGGGATATGCAAGATCTTATATTTATGTGcaccatttaaaaaaaaattattccaatcctaatattatagaaaaatcataatttgatgATGCACGGGCATTTCAACTTGTGTATTGAATATCATAAGTTGTAGTGAAAAATTGGTTAAAATtccaaattaaaacaaacaaaagcaatataattatataagacTAAAGGCATAAATATCTAAAATGTGTCTGAAGAcgaaatgataataatttatgatggaaaaataaatctaaaaagcAACTAAAACCTTCTAAATATACAACGTTTAAAACTCTTAAAGGTTTAAGCTGTCAACTAATCATTtagtgaaaattaaaaaaataaaattgcaagtaatttgaactaataataataataataatttatatttattataacaaaatttaataatgacTAAATGCccaatctaaatttaatttggcCAACACAATCAATTATAGATATTAATACTTAATGTTCCAAAATTCGAAGCCTGGCCAcagttgaaaaaatttaatataatattattatttttccttgaCATGTAATGCATGTAAGTTTTATACATGGCGCATATATaatgttaaaacaaaaacaaaacttgATCAAACATAAATTGAATTAGATTAGATTGATTGGgcttctaaatttaaaattttcagacCCCATCATAACTAAATCTAAAATTCATATTCATATAAAAGAATCAAATTCAAACGAGAAAAACCCACCAAAAAAACCCACCAACACGAACAGGAACAGGAACAGGAGCAGGGCAGAGATGATTGAAGAGCAGTTGCCCCATCTCAGTAGTTATTATTAATCACTAATTAGTGTAGCAGCGTGGCAAAACCCAAacgtttttgttttgttttgtttttagatgACATGTTCTCTTCTCCACCATTGCTTCCACCAGTCAAATCCCCCTCTCCACGTGTTCTCCCAGCCACCCGCCCATTCTACctacccatctctctctctcccatctctctctcatttactgCCTTCTACTACTACTATTACTCGCTCGCTTTGCCCACCAAACCACCTTCTCCTCTGCaagtctctttctctctctctctctctctctctctctctctctgtgtatatatatacacacacacacgccaTGAGAGCTGCCAAACCTCAAGTACGTAGTCACACGCCTAGTTTCAGCTTCCCAGCTTCTggtacttcttcttcttcaagctTAAGCTAATTAAGCTCTCAACGAGACAGGAATGGCGCCCAAGTCCGTGGAGGAGATCCGCAAGGCCCAGCGGGCTCAGGGCCCGGCCACCGTCTTGGCCATTGGCACGGCCACGCCCTCCAACTGCGTCTACCAGGCCGACTACCCGGACTACTACTTCCGGATCACCAACAGCGACCACAAGACCGAGCTCAAGGAGAAGTTTAAGCGAATGTGTACGCttgcttcatttcttccatcCCTTTACTTAATTGGTGCGTgatgtgattaattaattatttatgttgatgatttgCAGGCGAGAAATCGATGATCAAGAAGAGGTATATGCACCTGACGGAGGAACTTCTCAAGGAGAACCCCAATATCTGCGCCTACATGGCGCCGTCGCTCGACGCCCGTCAGGACATGGTCGTCGTGGAGGTGCCCAAGCTTGGCAAGGAAGCTGCAGCAAAGGCCATTAAGGAATGGGGCCAACCTAAATCCAAGATCACCCACCTCGTTTTCTGCACCACTTCCGGCGTCGACATGCCAGGCGCCGACTACCAGCTCACCAAGCTGCTCGGCCTCCGCCCCTCCGTCAAGCGCCTCATGATGTACCAGCAGGGCTGCTTCGCCGGCGGCACCGTCCTCCGCATCGCCAAGGATCTCGCCGAGAACAATGCCGGAGCCCGCGTCCTCGTTGTCTGCTCCGAGATCACCGCTGTCACTTTCCGTGGCCCGTCCGACACTCACCTGGACTCCCTGGTGGGGCAGGCGCTCTTCGGCGATGGCGCTGCAGCGGTGATCGTCGGCGCGGACCCTGACACCTCCATCGAGCGCCCGCTCTTCGAGCTCGTCTCCGCCGCGCAGACGATCCTGCCGGACTCCGACGGCGCAATCGACGGCCACCTCCGGGAGGTAGGGCTGACGTTCCACTTGCTGAAGGACGTGCCCGGCCTGATCTCCAAGAACATCCAGAAATCCCTGGTGGAAGCCTTCACCCCCATCGGAATCAACGACTGGAACTCCATATTCTGGATCGCCCACCCCGGCGGGCCGGCGATTCTGGACCAGGTGGAGGCGAAGCTCGGCCTGAAAGAGGAGAAGCTCCGGGCGACAAGGCACATTCTGAGCGAGTACGGGAACATGTCGAGCGCCTGCGTGCTGTTCATTCTGGATGAAATGAGGAAGAAGTCGCTGGAAGAAGGCAAGGCCACCACCGGCGAGGGGCTGGAATGGGGCGTTCTTTTCGGGTTCGGGCCGGGCCTCACCGTCGAGACGGTGGTGCTCCACAGCGTCAGTGCCGCGAATTAAGTTGCCTCTGCCTGCCAGTCCGCCCGCCCGACTTTGCGGCGGCGATATTTTTATTGCACGTGTTTTActtatatgtatttaattttggaatatCTTTGTCTTGAGTTTAATAATGTATTGTATTGCCTTGCAATCTCAAAGAaacatacaaataatctcaCTATTGCCCCCTCATTTCATAAAACTCAGTACTGCTCCCTCCTGTAGCGGCAGCAGCTCATTTCGACCATGGCCCTCTTCGTCGGGCCATGGATCGATCAACGACAAGGACCTGTCGCTGTTTCCATAGCTTAGAGAAGCAGAACGATGATTAAGAGCTACCTTCACACGATTACCGTTCAAACTTTGTTCATActctgatgatgatgattcacGAGGGGGGATTTCATTCGGCTTCGCGGTTGCATGGTCGCCGACCTGCTGGTCCTGATCCCGATCCCGgtaatgaaaaaatcaaaccaattaAAAACCAGTAAGTTGACAAAGCAGAAAACCAGAGCCAAACGGGTGCAAACCAAACCTCTGATAATGCAATGGTAGATTGATGTTTTTCTTCTCTATCGTTGATGTGCTCCACATGCGAACTCCCGAATTCAACCTGACCATCTCACGAGGAGTTAACAAGTTGACATAACACTGGGATGAGAATATGTATTCATAGGGCCCTCTTATGTTGCCTGTGTCGGGCAACTCACGGCTTGCAGGGGTGGGGGTGGGTGTGTGGGTCCCACACCCCCATGGGGCCCAAACCCTCCTTTCATTTTGCCCGTGTCAAGCAATATAAGAGTTACCTGAACAAAATCCTGTATTCATAATAGCATCAGTACTTTAAAAGGTATATGTTGGGCTATTTCGAAATTTGGATTTTGTATGCTCCTGTCCCAAGAGGTAGGTAGGTACCTTGGGCGGACGCATACTTGTTGCTCCAGAGTCTGATGTTCTGTTCTTTCTCAGATCAGGTAGCATAACATGAGCGCAATCTTCCACCCCATCCTGATCACCCATTTTAGAAACCAGCAAATTAGCATTATGCAATCGACTGAGAATTGCTTAAGATACAAGGATCTGTTGAATAAGAAATAAGATCTGCTTCACCACCATGGACAGCCAAGTTCAACACAAACAGCAAAGAATAATGGGAGCAGAGTATCTGACCTCATTCAAAGAATTTagtttttcttccatttcttgttCCAGTAGTCGTGCTAATTGCCATTTCCTCAACTGCAACATCCTCCGGTTTGCACACGATAATGGAAGGTCTCTGGTTGCTAACTGCACCCTGCACAATTAACATCAAACATTGGGGGACAGAAAGAGGTTGAAGAAAAACAGTACATCATTTAAAACCAACCAATGTTGATGCAACTTCTTCCATTCTTCTTCCTGGAACATTTGGACATGAAAAGTGTCCAGGTTACCCAAGGCACGATTAAGGGACCTAGAGGGATTACTATTGCCAGACTCCTTCATACTACTCTTACCACATTGATGCTGCTCCCTGCTAGCCTGAAATGCAATGAAAGCATACCATCATCCATAGACACCAAAAAATTGGATTTACTTGGCCTTGGCCCTCAGTAAAAGAGAAATTTACAGGACATTATGCATTGTTGTATTGGAAACAGATACGAACATTTCTAATGGTAAATATAGAATGCCAGCTAAATCAACTTGGAGAGGGAGGATTGAATCCTGGTAACAAAATCAACTGGGCCTTACATATAATTAGAGGAATTACTGGAGTGGAACGAGTAAATTCTGAAGACTGAAATTTATAACTTCTAATGGTACACATCCATTTTCATGAAATAATgcataaatagaaaaaagaacAGTTGTAACCATCTCATGGTTATATAGTGTAGAAATCTATGTAGATGAATCACCTTAATGTAAGGCATATATTTGAAACCATCATCACCATGGACATCTTGATTGAGAAGTTTTTCTCCTCTTCTAGGTATTGCTACCATCTTGAGGCCAGCTGACAATGTATCACAGTTGTCCTCCATAATGCTTTTCCTGCAGATCACAACACTGCTGATGAGATTCCTTCACAACAGCTGCACCAATCACAAATAAGTAAATACACATATAGTATACAACATATAAGCATTTGAATGAACTATATCATTACTAGACAAGCTGAAACATTTTCAACCAATTCCAATTGCgggagacagagagagagaagaaagaggaagtgGTCAAAGGAGAATGAATTATTTGACAAAATCAGAAACTCATGAACGTACACAGCTGGACAACAGAAGATGCCAATGAAAATTTGAATTGGGTTTACAGAGGCAACATTCACAAGCCTACCCAAATAAATGAAAACAACATATATCTTAAGCAGCAagtcaaaataattattatactGTAAGTGTATTAAACAGTCAATAAATCTGAGGCAGATAGGTCTTTTCTCCCCTTtgttacaacaattaaaaactAGCTCAAAGCAGTCAAATTTCTAAATCTTGAGGATGCATGTAGAAGTTTATGGTATGCGGAGCAAAATatactcacatatatatatgatatggtTATCCTTTGAGATAAACATATTGTTTAACAATTCATCTGCACTAAATTctaaactaggtgaagtttcttGCATGTAATAGAAGTAGATAATAAACACAAGAAGAAAAATGCCAAAGAGAAGAAATTAAGTAATCAGGCAAGAATATATTGAAGTATAAAAAACGTTTGAAAACAATGATAAGTATGGCTGCTTCCATCTCATCAAGGAAAAGAattacatatatgtgtgtgtaaacATAAAATGGTACTAGAAAGGTAACATAGCATGGTTAACTATGTGAATTGAAAAACATTTCCTCCTCCACAGATGTTGGGGGggataaaattaacaatagatGAGATCAAGCATATAGTTTCTGTCAAGCTTAACTATATTGAGTAGGTATTTGAAGACCCTGCATGTTATCTGCCTCTAAAAATGACCATGCTTagacataaatacataaaaagatAGATATGGCTATAGATGTGCATGTGAAGATCAATGGCATAATTGGTAATGGATAAAAATTTGTTCATATATTAAGTCAATATTTCAAGAGCTACCATTTACTGATTTACAGAAGTCACGATCACTTGTATTTTAATAACCCAAAATAAAGTCATATATGATATCTTTTACCTTAAGACATGGACAAATTCAGAGAAACCAAAATTAACAAGAATAGACACAGCTCATACACAGTAAAGAGCATAATTACCTTTTATATGGTTCTCTGTGCTTCCTTATTAAGTTCTGGTTATAACTATTATCTGCTTCCCCGTCAGCAGCCCAAGAACCAGACTCAGACAAGGTTTCAAGGTCCACCTCAGCATCATGAAATCTAGATTCATTTGCATCGGTAGAGAAACTTCAATCAGGTTGCTTTTGAGATGTCATAATATTTACTCTCCACCTTCCAGTGATCTTCAAAAAGTGCATCTCAAggaaacaaacattttttttgtgAGGTACACGTTGAAGAAATGGTAACATGAGGCTACTgctcatttaattaaaaaaataactcataaaTCCTCTCTAATCTAAAAACTGATTGAACAAAGATGCACCTCTGTAGAGAAGCATGAGGAGTCTACACTTAAGCCTAAACAACAGGCCTCTACAAGTGTGACAAGATAACCAAAAGGTACTAATGACCAATTCAAATTAAGTTCATTTATAACATTcaagagaaaagagaataaCCAATCAATACAgacatgagtttttcaaataTATCACTTAATTTATGATccaatatatacatgaataattatcaaaatacactAATAATATTGAATCATAAACTATGCATTGTTTCTCAAGTGTAATGGACCATACCACtacaaaatcaatatatgaagtCTCCTCTTAGCAGTTAAAAAGGATTTCAAATGACATCATGTAAGCATATATACAGAAGTCACAAAGCCCTTCACATAGTTTTCCAGTCTCTAGTAAATTAGCAAATATATAATCCCATAGAAAGTATATAGACCACCCAATAAAAAGCACTATAGTCATCTGATTCAAAGGACTCGGAATGCATATATGTAAACCACACAGAAGACACACCAGTACCATGTTGATCCAATGGTCATTTACGCATTTTGGAGGCAGAAGATTCTGCATCAAACTCACAATTTTCTAAACAAAGGAAAATATCCAGAATATAAACCTCCATATCTTGTTCCCAACTTCCTTTGCAAAATCCTTGCAGCTGGCCCATCTTTCCTTTAACATCAGTAGACCAACAATCATGCTGACAGAGGGAGCACACAAATTTTTGACTATACAATTGAAAAAGAACAGAATTGAAGATGAATAATGTACAATACAAAGCAGAAAAGAGGCAACTCCTGTACGGTACATACTCATTGTGGTACTTCTGTAACTCTGAGTAGTACGAGTTCTTACTTGCCTTGAAACATTGTTCCTGATGAAGAATAACATCAGG from Diospyros lotus cultivar Yz01 unplaced genomic scaffold, ASM1463336v1 tig00010963_1, whole genome shotgun sequence includes:
- the LOC127793481 gene encoding chalcone synthase encodes the protein MAPKSVEEIRKAQRAQGPATVLAIGTATPSNCVYQADYPDYYFRITNSDHKTELKEKFKRMCEKSMIKKRYMHLTEELLKENPNICAYMAPSLDARQDMVVVEVPKLGKEAAAKAIKEWGQPKSKITHLVFCTTSGVDMPGADYQLTKLLGLRPSVKRLMMYQQGCFAGGTVLRIAKDLAENNAGARVLVVCSEITAVTFRGPSDTHLDSLVGQALFGDGAAAVIVGADPDTSIERPLFELVSAAQTILPDSDGAIDGHLREVGLTFHLLKDVPGLISKNIQKSLVEAFTPIGINDWNSIFWIAHPGGPAILDQVEAKLGLKEEKLRATRHILSEYGNMSSACVLFILDEMRKKSLEEGKATTGEGLEWGVLFGFGPGLTVETVVLHSVSAAN